A window of Primulina huaijiensis isolate GDHJ02 chromosome 9, ASM1229523v2, whole genome shotgun sequence contains these coding sequences:
- the LOC140983832 gene encoding uncharacterized protein produces MESIQQHDNYFVQKVDALGRPGLSTCQKITAAMRILAYGVAADSTDEYIKIGESTAIESLKRFCRAVVEVFGWAGQYAGRSGKPTIILEAVADYELWIWHAYFGLPGSNNDINVLSKSHLFVNLANGVAPTTNYVIQEKEYTMGYYLADGIYPKWATLVQTIHNPQGPKKKYFVARQKSCRKDVERAFGVLQPKWTIITGPARVWSKQVLHDIMTTCIIMHNMIIEDERELNVPVTDYREALIPDVEMARDEHARFQEFLARHRKIKDKSAHYALRDALIDHLWEEYSNSEY; encoded by the exons ATGGAGTCCATTCAACAACATGATAATTACTTCGTACAGAAAGTAGATGCATTGGGGAGGCCTGGGTTGTCCACATGCCAGAAGATAACAGCCGCAATGCGTATCTTAGCATACGGTGTAGCGGCAGATTCAACAGATGAGTATATTAAAATCGGGGAGTCTACTGCGATTGAAAGTTTAAAAAGATTTTGCCGGGCTGTGGTGGAGGTGTTTG GTTGGGCTGGACAATATGCTGGTCGTAGCGGAAAACCAACAATAATTTTGGAAGCCGTAGCAGATTACGAGTTGTGGATATGGCATGCATACTTTGGTTTGCCAGGTTCAAACAATGACATTAACGTGTTGTCAAAATCTCATCTCTTTGTTAATTTGGCCAATGGAGTAGCTCCCACCACTAACTATGTCATACAAGAAAAAGAATACACCATGGGATACTACCTAGCAGATGGTATATATCCAAAATGGGCCACTCTAGTGCAAACAATTCACAATCCACAAGGTCCAAAGAAGAAATATTTTGTAGCACGACAAAAAAGTTGCAGAAAAGATGTTGAACGAGCATTTGGAGTACTGCAACCAAAATGGACGATAATCACAGGACCTGCACGAGTTTGGAGCAAACAAGTGCTGCATGATATCATGACAACATGCATTataatgcataatatgattattgAAGATGAAAGAGAATTGAATGTGCCAGTCACAGATTATCGCGAGGCACTCATCCCAGATGTTGAAATGGCACGTGATGAGCATGCTCGATTTCAAGAGTTTCTTGCACGCCAtcgtaaaataaaagataaatcgGCTCACTATGCACTCCGAGATGCTCTTATTGACCATTTGTGGGAGGAGTACAGTAATTCAGAATATTAG